The genomic DNA CGAGGAATCCGATACGCTGCTTCATGATAAACTCTTCTTGTTGCTAACAACCAATAGATGCGACTGATCGCCGATCCGTTATTGTGGGCGCCGACTGCCATCCAAGCAAAGCGGACGCTGACGCGTGGCGGCTGATGCCTGAAATGGAAACATGCGTTCGCCCTGCGACGGATCGCGAACCGAAGTATTGTAAGCAAAGCAGCACTCGCACGGGAGACTTATCCTCCCGTTTCGGCTCTCTACCGTGCCCCTACCGCCCTTCAAGATCGCTACGCGCATGCAGATGCAGTGCGTCTGGCGCTCCGAAATCGGGGACCTGGCAAATCGGGGGCTCGCGAAATTCGTGAGCTCTGCACGCAGAAGAGTCCGCGCGATCGGCGTGGACGTCGATCGCGACAAGCACGCCGCGATGAAGATTTATCGAGCGATCGGTTTGTTGGAGCAGACGGGCCAACTGATGCTGGCCCTACCGCTCGGCAAACCGTTGCTTCAAGTCGATCACAACAATTCGCCGCGAGCGACGAATTGAGAGTCTTCGGCGTGGATCAATCGCCGGTCGCTACGCCGGGGACCGCCCCGGAAAGGTAACGCCAGTTCTTGATGTAGGCGATCAGATCGCGCATCTGTTCGGGACTGATCTGTTGTTCAAATCCCTCTGGCATCAGCGAGACGCTTGTCGTGCGCGCCTGATCGATATCCTCGCGGTCGATCGTTGTCATTTTCCCTTCGGCCTGTTTCAACGTGATCGCGTTGGCGGTCTCTTCGACCAGCAGGCCGTCTTGCACTTGACCATCGATCGTGACGACGGTGTAGCGGAAGTAGTTCGCATCGATCGCGGCACCCGGATTCAAAATCGAAACCAGCAACTGTTCAGGCGTCTTGGTGCGGCTGTCCGAAATATCGGGTCCGACCGCGTGCCCCTTGCCTTGCATCACGTGACAGGCAGCGCACTGTTGGGTGAAGATCAGCTTGCCCGCATTCGAATTGCCTTCGCCAGCCATCGCTTTGCGGTAGCGATCGATCACAGCTTGCCGGTCGGCCGAAAGCGAAGCGAGCAGCTTGCGAGCTCGGCCCGCCAATTCCTTGTTGCTGTGATTTCGCAAGCGATTGGTCTGCGAGAGATCCATCGCCGCGGGAGCCAAGCTGCCGGCTTCCAACGAATCGAGCATCGCGGCGGTCCAGTCGGCACGACGCAACAGCGCCGAAACACACGTGCGCAACAGCGCCGGTGGCAAGCGACCGGGATCGCTGAGGATACGGGTGGCAAAGTCCGGGTCTCCCGAAGCTGCCAGGCCGTCGATCGCACTGCTGCGAACCGCGGTCGGTGCGTCGGATTCAAACAACGCGACAAGCATCTTGGTCGTTTCGTCAGAGCGATCCAAACGGACGATGCTCAACGCATCGGTCCGAGCGGCCGCGGTCGCCGCGTCATCCTCGGCGATCGATTTGGCATACGCTTGAATGCGAACAAATCCAGGATGCAGTTGCCCGTCGCTGGCGATACTCTTGCTCCAATTCCTGCGAGCGCGAACGACGCCTTCGTGCAAGCCTCGCACGATCTGCATTCCCAATCGGTCGGCGCCGGCTTGATCCAACACCTTGGCGATTTCGTCGGGCGAGCCGTAAAAGCCGACCCGTCGCGAGAGTTCCATCGCCAGCCGATCGATCGATTGGTCTCCCAGCGATTCCCGCTGCTTCAACAGATCCAACAGCAACGCCGTCTGGACGCATTGCCCATCGACCGCGGGGACCATCAGATACGCACGCAGCAAATCGTCCGAACAGGCTGCTTTCAAGAGCGCCGCCGGAACCGGTGCGGGCTTCGCCGTCGTCATTACCAACCGCCGCCATGCGACCGCTTGTAGAACCGGATCGTCGGTCGCAATCGCACTCTGCAGTGCCGCGGACAGTTTGGGATTCTCAGCGGACAACAGCTCGACAGCTTGGCGACGAACGCGGACGTCTTGATCCTTTTGGACCACATCGACCAACAAATCTTGAAGCCCCGCAACGGCGGCAGCATCGGCATCGGCCTGCTTGCTAATGGCATCGAGCAACCACAACGCGCGGACTCGGGCCGCGGGAGTTTTAGCAGCGGTGGCGGCGGATTGCAGATCGGCAACGAAGGCCGACGAATCGCTGGTCAGTTGCTCTAAGATCAATCGTTGAGCGGTACGGCGGTGCCAACGATTCGGATGATCCAACGCGTTGACCAAGGTCGCCGCATCGGCGTTACTCCAGTCTACCGAGGCTACGTTTTGGCCGTTGGCCGCTTTGGAGGTGACTCGCCAGATCCGACCGCGATCGGTTCCCCAACGTTGGTCGGGACGGTTCTTCAATTCCTCGGGAACGAACTGCGGATGCTCGATCACAGCGCGATACATGTCGACGACATACAGAGCCCCGTCGGGACCCGAGTTCAGATTCACGGGACGGAACCAAGCGTCGTGGCTGGCCAGGAATTCAACCTCTTCGCGGCCGCGTTTCGCGGCAAAGGTCAACCCATCGGGACGCATCACCTGACGCTGAACCAAGTATCCGGTCGGTTCGCAGGTGAACGCATTGTTCAGCATATCGCCCGGCAGCCCCGTGCCGCCAAAGACGTGCACACCGCAGGCGGCCGTGAATTGGCCAGCGTGCAGATTTGAAGTCGTCCAGGCTTGAGCCAACGAATAAACGCGGGAGGCTTCACCGGCGATAACCGCATCGTGAACCGCGTCGCGGGGAGTCAGCCACGGGTCGCTGGCGATGATCTCGCCAGTAAGCGCGACGTGGATGCAGGGGTTGCGGTTGGTGCACAAAAAGATGTTGCCGAAGTCGTCTTCGGAGAAACCAAACTGGCCGTTGCCTGGCATCCCCGTGAACGTGCCCCCCAACGCATCGAAGGCGAAGTCTTTGCCTTGCAGCGGCAACGGATCGGGTTGTCCGGCGGCGGGGCCCCAACGCTTGTCGGTGCTCTGGACGGTTCCACCGCGGAGTCCATTGGACACGTGTATCTGATTGTTAACCATCAATGACGGATGGTTGGCTCGCAGTTGCGTGTTCTCCTGCATAAACCCTTCGAACCAAGTCTCTTGCAAATCGCAGACGTCATCGCCATCGGTGTCGGCCATAAACATCACCTTGCCAGCCAGGGTGACGATCACGCCGCCGCGCCACGGTTGAATACCGGTCGGGAAAACCAGTTCCTTGGCGAACGTAGTCGCATGCTCATAGAAGCCATCGCCGTCGCGATCGCGGAGAACTTGGATCCGCGACTGAGGCGGTTGGCCCTCATCTGGCCCCAGTGGATAGTCTCGCATTTCGACGACCCACAACCGACCTTGTTCGTCGAATGCGGTCGCAACCGGATCGATCACCTGCGGTTCGCTGGCGACCAATTGGATTTGGACATCGGGGTGAATTTCGAACTGGGCGGCCGAGTCTTCAGGCGACAGCGGTTTGTTACCGCGGACAGCTTCCTGTTGAGCGAAACAGGGCTGAGATAGCAATAGCGCAACAGCGAACGGAACGGTTCTGAACAGGTGGGACATAGGTGGGCTTGGCGGATTCGAGGAGGAAAGCGAATGCTACAATCGCTCCCATTCTAGCAGCTCAAAAACCCAAAGCGAACTAAGGCTTGTCGTCGGGGACCCTAATTTCCGTAATCGTCTTCCCATCGCGATCGATGTAGCGGAACTGTTTTGTCGACATCGAAACGATCCGGTCCTTGGTGACCGACGCTTCCTTGACCAGCTTGGGATCGGAACTCTTGGTGATCGTCGTGATCAGCACACCCTTCTCGATCTTCCACTTCGCTTGCAGGACCAGATTGACCTCTTTGTCGCCAACCTTAGTGATCGATCGCGACGCGGCCAAACCACCTTTTGCGTAGACGGTCCATCCGATCGATTTCCGCTTAGTTTTCGGATCCTCGAATTGCACCTGCCATTTGCCGATCAACAGCTCCGACAACTCTTGGTCGGTTGCCTTCTTCGATTTTTGAGCCGCGACCATCGACGGGCTTGCCAAAACAAGTAACGCAACGATCAAAGGAGCAACGATGGTTTTCATGGAGATCCACTTCGGGCCAGTAGGAGGGGAACGGGCGTGCGCGAGCACCCCGCTCGCCGCCTCGTTGATTCTTACAACGAGTATAGCCCGCGGAAATCGGCGGGCCAGCCGAAGCGGCGAATCGATCGTCATTCAGGCGGGACAAAATGCCGCACCGAAAACTACTTTGCCGCGGCAAGCAATTCGGTTGCGGCGACGCGAATTTCTTCGACTCGGCTTGGATCGATCTCGTCCAACAGCGGAATCTGCGGTCCGGTTGCAGCGATCCCAGCCGAAGCGACAGCTTGATGCAGGACTCGGATCGGATTGATCCCGTTCCGCAAATCCTCCAACGGAAGAAACGTCTTGCGGATCGATTCAGCTTTCTCGACGTCGTCGGCGTAAAGAGCTTGAAGCATCTGCTGCGACAATCCGGGAGCGACGCAAACGCAGCCCGAGGTGAAACCGGTAATCCCGAACTGCTTCAGATGGACGATCGCTGGTTGCTCGCCGATTCCGCTGACGATCAGCTTGCGATCGACGCAATCGACCAATTGGTCCAAGAATGGATCGACCGCGGGATCGTCGCGAACGATCGCGTATTTGATGAACGAAACCAAACCGTCGTCGACCAACTTCGCCGCCCCTTCGGGCGTGATGTAGCCTTCGCGTTTGATATACAAAACCGCGGGGCGACCGATCGCTTCGACAAAGTGGCGGAAGCCGCGCAGCAATCCCGATTCGGTCATCACCGCATCGGCGGGCAGAACCATCACGGTCGGGAACTTGGTATCGCGCAACAGGTCGGCTTGATCCATCATCAATCCGTACGCGGGTCCAACCGACGGGACGACCAACGTTTTGTCGCCAGCGATCTCCGAGAGCATCTCCAACATCTGAGCGTATTCGCTGACGCGGACGTGGTACAGATTTGCGTTGCCGCCGTACAGCAGCGAACTGACTCCGCCGGCTTCGATGTGTCGAACCAGCTTCTCGTTTTCGGTCTTACAGATGCGGTAGTCGGCGTCGCGGCACAGCGGGGGAACGGCGATGATCGAATCGCGAAGGTTTTCGTAAGTTACGGGAGTCGTTTGCATGGCTGTCGGTTCCGTCGTCGTTGGAATGAGTAGGAGGTTGGGGAAACTATGAACGCGAGATCGCTTTGACGCAACGCCCCTGCGGATTTGGAACTCAATCCGCTGCTTCGTTCCCGCGGCCGTTGTAGGTGCGACCGCCCGAGGCTGCAAATTCCTCAAACACCTCGCAAGCCCGATCGGCCAGCACCTCTTCGATCACCTCGATCCCACGCCGCTGCAATTCGTGCTGCCAATTGGGATGGATCGGCCCCTCGTCAAAGCCGGTGATCGCTTCGATCTTCAGGCCCGATGCCCCGATCGCCAGCGAACGAATTCCCGACCAGGGGATCGCGCCAAAACACATCGCGCACGGCCGACCGTTGACGACCAATTGATGTTCCGGTTGATCGCTGGCCCCTAAGTCGTAAGTCTGCAGCGTTTGCTGAGCCAACGTGAGGGCGACCATCTCGGCGTGCGCGATCGAAGCGTTGCAGGGAACCACGCGATTGACGCCGAGTGCGACCAGCCGGCCGCTCGACTTTTCGAAGACTCCCGCCGCAAACGGACCACCGGTCTCGTTGCGGAAGTTGGTCTGTGAATACCGAATCACCAACGCCATCCGCGCTTCGAGCGTTTCAAAATGCGTCGGTTCTTCAGCGATCTGTCGCGATACCCACGAGGGGAGCGAAATGTTCAACATCGTTGTTTCCAAACTCTCCACCCACGGCCGATTCTTTCCGAACCGGCGGACTTCGTCGCGACAATCGTCGCCCTTTTATGGACTGGCCACGGCGGTGCGGTTATCCGCTGCGGGAGCCAACAGTTTCTTCAAGTCGAACCGCACGTAGGGTCGCTCTGCCGCTGGACGCTTGTGATCGGCGTTGGCGACATAAAAGACGCCGTCGGCGGGAATGAACAGGACGTTGTGCAGATTCGACGCCATCGCAACCGGTCGGCTCATCAACCACATCGACTTCTCGGCATCAAACTTGCCGTGGTTCTCTTGCACACGCGACCGCAGCGTATCCAAGCGACCTCCCGCCGACAACAGCAGCGAATCGGCGATCCCTTCGCCCAACAGAGGATGCCCTTCGCCGGGGCGGATGAATTCGATCGAATCGGGAGTCGCAGCCACGCCAACCGCTTCGTTGGTTTTCCCGTCGGCGAAGACGTAATAGTACTCGCAGGTTCGCGGGCTATCGGTCCACAGCTTTTCCACTTGGGCGAGCGTCGAACACTCTTCCAACGCCCGACGCATCAAGGTAGCCATAGGAGCGCCGTCCCATTGCCCTTCGCCCTTGCCGCCCATCTCACCCAGCGAGATCGATTGATCGTTCATCCCACTGACGCTACCGGTGAAGGCTGCGTAGCCAACGTTTGCGAACGGGATCTTGCCATCGACCGAAACGACAAAGGTCGTCGCACAGTCCTGCAGTCCGATCGTTGTCATGTAGTCCAACACGCGGCCGTGGTAGAGCTTGCCATCGACGGTCGCCGAATCAAAAAGAGCGAAGCCCGAGCAATGGAACAGTTCTGGAAAGACGTTTAAGGCTTCCAAGGTCTTGGGATCTTGGCCCAAACTCTGCGCAAGAGCTCGGGTTTCCGTCAGATGATCCGCTGGGATGTGTGGTTTCAGCCGCACGTAAGCTTTTTCCAGATCGTCGCGGAACCAACGGCCCGTCAGCACGGTTTGCACGGTGCCAAAGGCGTACAGGACCGAATCGATACAGCGCTGCGATTCATCGCGCAGCAGTTGCCCGTGGGCGCGGCCGATCTGTTCGGGCGTGCCCCACAACAAAACCAATCGCTGCCCATCGACGTACCGCAGTTCGCCATGATCGACGGTTTGGGGATGTTCAACAGCGGAGGTTAATTCGCGCGACGGCATCAAGACTTCCATCGCACGGCGGGCGCCGCGAGCCAGATGCAATTCCAACTCGCTGCGATCGATCGACTCCGACCGCATCCCGGGCCAAGCATCGATCGCCGCCATCTCCGCAGGCTCTGCAACGCGGATCGTCGCGTTGCTGTCGCCGCTTGAAACTTGCAGCGTGTTCGGATCGTTTTCCAACGCGGTGATCAGGACATCGCCACCGATCGTCCACCCGCTATCGGTCCGTTTGATTTCGACAAAGTTCGACAGCAGCGCGAGCGTCGACTTGGCGTCACCGCTGGCGAGCAGTCCAAGATAGGGAGCGATCTCGCAGCCCGATCCAACCAAACGTGGGACGATCGCTTTGGGAACCAGATGATCTTCGCTGTCGACCGCGCCGCTGCCGATGTAGACCACGCCGTGCTTCGGCAACGCAAGCGATGTCGCTTCTTGGCGGCGGCGGATCGAGACCGCGTATTCGGGATGGTTGGCGATCAAGTCGAACGCTTGATCGTCGTAGCGGGTCAGCTGCAATTGAATCGATTGGTTCTTGCCATCGATCGGCAACTGCCCCTCGACGGTCACCGAAAACTGCGCGTCGCGGCCCGAAAGGATTTCGAACAACGGATCCAAACGCTGGGTCAAGCTGTTGGGATCGGCGGAGGGTTTCGCGGCGGCGACAGGAACCGCAAGAGAGCACAGCAGACCCAGGAAAGCCAGCCGCCAACGAGCCACGTCTAAGATTATCATCACAACTCCGCAAAAATCGATTTAGTAGTTTCTGGTGAACGCCGAAGCCTAGCGGTCGGGATCGCAACCGTCAAGTTTTTTGATTCCGATGCCAGGGCTTTAACAGTTTGTGCTTAGGCAGATTAGCCGCCACGCGCTAGCCGCTTGTCGGTTTAGTCACAACGAGCTTCCTTGCATTAGCCGTTTGGGCGTTAGCCCCGTTTTAGTGCCAGCGGAACCGGGGCTAACGCCCAAACGGCTGATTAAACCGACAAGCCGCTAGCGCGTGGCGGCTGATACCTCAAATTGAAACACTGTTTTGCCCTGATTCCGATAAAGCGGGCGATGGTCTTTCGAGCGACTTCAGGCAGGTCGCATTCGTTCCGATTGGCGAAGCGCCGTCGCTCGCTTCGCCGATCCTTCACCGCAGCGATCAATAGTTCAGCTCCAAACCAAACGTTCCGCCATGAACGTAGACGCCTTCGGTTTCATAGCGTTGGCTGGGGCGGCTGGGCCCCGCAGCGGCAACCGCTGAATTCAACATCGTGCTATTGGCCGCCCGATCGATCTGAGCTCCCGGTCGCACCGCGTCGCTGAGATACAGAAACTGGTAACCGATCGAAGCTCGCAGGTGAGCCGTCAGCTGGTATCCGGCTTCGATTCGCGTTTCGGGAATCACGGCAAAGCGTTGTCGCGAAGTCCCGCCGAGATTGTCTTCGCCGGTCAGCAAGCCGCCTCGCTGGGTTGTCGCCGCGCCGACCAGCGGCGCGATCGTTCGCTGCCCCGCCATTTCGATCCCCTGATGATTCACGCCCAACGCGATCTTGGCATGCGACTGCAAAGACCAACGGCCCAGCATCTGGCGAGCGGCCACTCCCATATCGAATCCGTAAAAATCGTTTTCGGTTTTGAAGAGATCAAAACTGTCGACGGTCGTCCCCGCGTCGAGCGAACCATAGGGGCTGTCGTGCGTTGCTGTCGCTGTCCGATGGTCGCCGATCCGCACCGACTCGGCCAGCCGGAAGTAGCGGAAGCCAGACAACCAATCGACGCGGCGGCCGATCATCGGATCGCTCCATCGCAGCGCCACCGCTCGCATCCCAACGCCACCACTATACAGTTCGCTGTGGGTATCGATCGCCACCTGACCCTCGGTCAGCGTATCAAAAGCAATCAGATCGGCAGCTTCGCCATCGACGCCCGGATTGGCATCGTAGAAGGGACGGGCCAACATCGGATTTCCGGCGGAGCTGAAAACATGAGTCGCATCGGCGTGCCCCAAGAATGCATAGTCCATCTCGATCGCGATCTGATCGGCTCGCATCAGCCAACGCCCGACGCTAAATCGAACTCCCAGCCGAGCGTCCGAATCGCTGCGTCCGCCACCAAACATCGAAGACGTTGTCGGCAGCCCCATCTGCCCCGCATCGGCAGCCGCGGTTCCCAAGGGACTGGTTGTAAGAAGCGTCGGCAGGCTGTCGCCTCGCACCCAGATCGACAGCAGTTCGGCGTCGGCCCAAAAGCGTGGCGAGCAGGGAACGTCGACGATCATCTGCGGCCGCCTCGACGAAACCATCGCGATCGAAGGGAGAGTGTCGGCCTCGAACTGTGGCGATGAAATGAGCGTTGGCGATTGATCCGCATTAGGTTGAACGGCATTGGTGGCCAGATAAGGATTCGCCGCGACCGGTGGATTTGCCGCAACGTGCGGGTTCACCTCAACTTGTGAATTTGTCGCGACGTGCGGATTCTCTGACGGACATGGACTCGACGCCTGGCAGGGGACCGCAGGCAGCAGACCTTGCGGTGCCGGAGCCAACGCGGCCGAAAGATCTCGGCTGCGCGTCGCGGCAAACAACGCTTGCAGCTGCTGTTCGCTGAGAATGTGATTCTCCAAACCCTGCGGATCGAGCTTGGTTAGATGTGGGATCGAGGTGGAATCGAAATGGGCCGGCCGCTGCACACGCGATTGATAGGCGATTGGCTGCCGAACCCGCTGCTGGCTGGCGGCAAGATCAGCGGTCGGAAGATGGTTCACATTTGCCGGCCCCACGGTTTTCGACGTCCCCGCGGCGGAGAGCGTGGCAGCGTCAGAGTCGGACGCTCGCTGAGCCGCCAAGCCGTGTTCGGTCTCCGCAGCAGCAACAACTGGCAGCGGCAGCAACATCGAAACAGTTAATGCCAGCGAGGCGCGGAGCGGGCGACGCAAAAGAGCAGCAAATACCATGATAATCTCCAGTTGGGGAAGTGTGCGTATCGAAGCGCGGTTGGCTGGTGAAGCCATTTTGGGGGCGATCCCCCTGGCCTAATTATCTGCTAGCAATGGAATGCTAGCCCAGGAAATCTAGGCACGATTGTGCTAGCTAAACGTGGTAGAGTGGACCGATTCGCTCGATTGCAGCAGCGGCGGGGCAGCTTCCCGCCTTTGCCCGACTTGCTGAATGAGCCGGTGGCAGCGGTCCGGTGCGGTGGACCAGGGCCTACCAAACGCTTGCAATTTGCAATCTTCAGCTCTAATCTGGACGGCTCTCCCGCCACCTAGAAACAAACGCGCATGACGTTTGCGTCCCCTGCCAGGAATTCCAATCGATGAGAATTTGTCACGTCCGCACCTCGCTATGGCTGATCCTGCTAGCTCTGGCTTGTCCCTGCATCGATGCGGCTGAAAATCTGCCGACCGCCGGCGCGCCCAGCGAGGCAGCCGATGCCGATGCCGAAGAGACGCTAGCGGGGCATTCCTATCACGGCGAGTTTCTCAATGAGGGGCCTCGCCAGCGAGCGCATTTGATGGGCGGCACCGGCGCGGTCAAGTTCCCAGTCACGACGTCCAGCCCCGAAGCACAGGCGTTTGTCGAACAGGGACTCGGCCAGTTTTATGGCTTCTGGTACCTCGAAGCCGAACGCTCGTTTCGCCAAGCCGCCCAG from Rosistilla oblonga includes the following:
- a CDS encoding PVC-type heme-binding CxxCH protein, producing the protein MSHLFRTVPFAVALLLSQPCFAQQEAVRGNKPLSPEDSAAQFEIHPDVQIQLVASEPQVIDPVATAFDEQGRLWVVEMRDYPLGPDEGQPPQSRIQVLRDRDGDGFYEHATTFAKELVFPTGIQPWRGGVIVTLAGKVMFMADTDGDDVCDLQETWFEGFMQENTQLRANHPSLMVNNQIHVSNGLRGGTVQSTDKRWGPAAGQPDPLPLQGKDFAFDALGGTFTGMPGNGQFGFSEDDFGNIFLCTNRNPCIHVALTGEIIASDPWLTPRDAVHDAVIAGEASRVYSLAQAWTTSNLHAGQFTAACGVHVFGGTGLPGDMLNNAFTCEPTGYLVQRQVMRPDGLTFAAKRGREEVEFLASHDAWFRPVNLNSGPDGALYVVDMYRAVIEHPQFVPEELKNRPDQRWGTDRGRIWRVTSKAANGQNVASVDWSNADAATLVNALDHPNRWHRRTAQRLILEQLTSDSSAFVADLQSAATAAKTPAARVRALWLLDAISKQADADAAAVAGLQDLLVDVVQKDQDVRVRRQAVELLSAENPKLSAALQSAIATDDPVLQAVAWRRLVMTTAKPAPVPAALLKAACSDDLLRAYLMVPAVDGQCVQTALLLDLLKQRESLGDQSIDRLAMELSRRVGFYGSPDEIAKVLDQAGADRLGMQIVRGLHEGVVRARRNWSKSIASDGQLHPGFVRIQAYAKSIAEDDAATAAARTDALSIVRLDRSDETTKMLVALFESDAPTAVRSSAIDGLAASGDPDFATRILSDPGRLPPALLRTCVSALLRRADWTAAMLDSLEAGSLAPAAMDLSQTNRLRNHSNKELAGRARKLLASLSADRQAVIDRYRKAMAGEGNSNAGKLIFTQQCAACHVMQGKGHAVGPDISDSRTKTPEQLLVSILNPGAAIDANYFRYTVVTIDGQVQDGLLVEETANAITLKQAEGKMTTIDREDIDQARTTSVSLMPEGFEQQISPEQMRDLIAYIKNWRYLSGAVPGVATGD
- a CDS encoding dihydrodipicolinate synthase family protein, which encodes MQTTPVTYENLRDSIIAVPPLCRDADYRICKTENEKLVRHIEAGGVSSLLYGGNANLYHVRVSEYAQMLEMLSEIAGDKTLVVPSVGPAYGLMMDQADLLRDTKFPTVMVLPADAVMTESGLLRGFRHFVEAIGRPAVLYIKREGYITPEGAAKLVDDGLVSFIKYAIVRDDPAVDPFLDQLVDCVDRKLIVSGIGEQPAIVHLKQFGITGFTSGCVCVAPGLSQQMLQALYADDVEKAESIRKTFLPLEDLRNGINPIRVLHQAVASAGIAATGPQIPLLDEIDPSRVEEIRVAATELLAAAK
- a CDS encoding nucleoside deaminase, with translation MLNISLPSWVSRQIAEEPTHFETLEARMALVIRYSQTNFRNETGGPFAAGVFEKSSGRLVALGVNRVVPCNASIAHAEMVALTLAQQTLQTYDLGASDQPEHQLVVNGRPCAMCFGAIPWSGIRSLAIGASGLKIEAITGFDEGPIHPNWQHELQRRGIEVIEEVLADRACEVFEEFAASGGRTYNGRGNEAAD
- a CDS encoding C45 family autoproteolytic acyltransferase/hydolase, translating into MIILDVARWRLAFLGLLCSLAVPVAAAKPSADPNSLTQRLDPLFEILSGRDAQFSVTVEGQLPIDGKNQSIQLQLTRYDDQAFDLIANHPEYAVSIRRRQEATSLALPKHGVVYIGSGAVDSEDHLVPKAIVPRLVGSGCEIAPYLGLLASGDAKSTLALLSNFVEIKRTDSGWTIGGDVLITALENDPNTLQVSSGDSNATIRVAEPAEMAAIDAWPGMRSESIDRSELELHLARGARRAMEVLMPSRELTSAVEHPQTVDHGELRYVDGQRLVLLWGTPEQIGRAHGQLLRDESQRCIDSVLYAFGTVQTVLTGRWFRDDLEKAYVRLKPHIPADHLTETRALAQSLGQDPKTLEALNVFPELFHCSGFALFDSATVDGKLYHGRVLDYMTTIGLQDCATTFVVSVDGKIPFANVGYAAFTGSVSGMNDQSISLGEMGGKGEGQWDGAPMATLMRRALEECSTLAQVEKLWTDSPRTCEYYYVFADGKTNEAVGVAATPDSIEFIRPGEGHPLLGEGIADSLLLSAGGRLDTLRSRVQENHGKFDAEKSMWLMSRPVAMASNLHNVLFIPADGVFYVANADHKRPAAERPYVRFDLKKLLAPAADNRTAVASP
- a CDS encoding BBP7 family outer membrane beta-barrel protein — protein: MVFAALLRRPLRASLALTVSMLLPLPVVAAAETEHGLAAQRASDSDAATLSAAGTSKTVGPANVNHLPTADLAASQQRVRQPIAYQSRVQRPAHFDSTSIPHLTKLDPQGLENHILSEQQLQALFAATRSRDLSAALAPAPQGLLPAVPCQASSPCPSENPHVATNSQVEVNPHVAANPPVAANPYLATNAVQPNADQSPTLISSPQFEADTLPSIAMVSSRRPQMIVDVPCSPRFWADAELLSIWVRGDSLPTLLTTSPLGTAAADAGQMGLPTTSSMFGGGRSDSDARLGVRFSVGRWLMRADQIAIEMDYAFLGHADATHVFSSAGNPMLARPFYDANPGVDGEAADLIAFDTLTEGQVAIDTHSELYSGGVGMRAVALRWSDPMIGRRVDWLSGFRYFRLAESVRIGDHRTATATHDSPYGSLDAGTTVDSFDLFKTENDFYGFDMGVAARQMLGRWSLQSHAKIALGVNHQGIEMAGQRTIAPLVGAATTQRGGLLTGEDNLGGTSRQRFAVIPETRIEAGYQLTAHLRASIGYQFLYLSDAVRPGAQIDRAANSTMLNSAVAAAGPSRPSQRYETEGVYVHGGTFGLELNY